From a region of the Desmodus rotundus isolate HL8 chromosome 7, HLdesRot8A.1, whole genome shotgun sequence genome:
- the LOC112311729 gene encoding olfactory receptor 4F3/4F16/4F29, producing the protein MEGGNHSAVSEFVLLGLTPSWEIQLLLLVFSSVLYVASMTGNILIMFSVTTDPHLHSPMYLLLASLSFIDLGVCSLCGPKMIHDLFRRRKVISFGGCIAQIFFIHFLGVAEIMLLIAMAFDRYVAICKPLHYLTIMSPQMCILFIAAAWAFGITHSLFQLALIINLPFCGPNILDSFYCDLPRLLKLACTDTYTLQFIVIANNGLICVVSFFALLIGYIFILFTVWKHSSGGSPKALSTLSAHITVVLLFFTPIMFIYTWPHPNSQMDKFLALSDAVLTPFLNPVIYTFRNKEMKAAITRSFRRLVIFRKIL; encoded by the coding sequence ATGGAAGGGGGAAATCACTCAGCTGTGTCTGAGTTTGTGCTTTTGGGACTCACCCCTTCGTGGGAGATCCAGCTTCTCCTCCTGGTGTTTTCCTCTGTGCTCTATGTGGCAAGCATGACTGGAAACATTCTTATTATGTTTTCTGTAACCACTGATCCTCATTTACACTCCCCCATGTACCTTCTGCTGGCCAGTCTCTCCTTCATTGACTTGGGAGTCTGCTCCCTTTGTGGCCCCAAGATGATTCATGACCTCTTCAGAAGGCGTAAAGTCATCTCTTTTGGAGGCTGCATTGCTCAGATCTTCTTCATCCACTTCCTTGGTGTCGCAGAGATAATGCTGCTCATCGCCATGGCCTTTGACAGATATGTGGCCATATGCAAGCCTCTCCACTACCTGACCATCATGAGCCCACAGATGTGCATTTTGTTTATAGCTGCTGCCTGGGCATTTGGCATCACTCACTCACTGTTCCAACTAGCACTTATCATTAACTTGCCCTTCTGTGGTCCTAATATATTGGACAGCTTTTACTGTGACCTTCCTCGGCTCCTCAAATTGGCCTGTACAGACACCTACACATTGCAGTTCATAGTCATTGCCAACAATGGGTTAATTTGTGTCGTCTCTTTCTTTGCACTCCTCATTGGCTACATTTTCATCCTGTTTACTGTTTGGAAACATTCCTCAGGTGGTTCACCCAAGGCCCTCTCCACTTTGTCAGCTCATATCACTGTGGTCCTTTTGTTCTTTACCCCAATCATGTTTATCTATACTTGGCCACACCCCAATTCACAGATGGACAAGTTTCTTGCACTCTCTGATGCTGTGCTCACTCCTTTTTTAAATCCAGTCATCTACACATTTAGGAATAAAGAGATGAAGGCAGCAATAACGAGATCTTTCAGACGATTagtgatttttagaaagattttataa